The following proteins are encoded in a genomic region of Alnus glutinosa chromosome 8, dhAlnGlut1.1, whole genome shotgun sequence:
- the LOC133875947 gene encoding uncharacterized protein LOC133875947 isoform X2 — translation MYGQGNYGPQFGHRPNAPMPPAYPHRPLAPPPPPPHFQQGSSAPLPLLNQQAPHAVPPPHVGHPGPHIYHQHGPPAPAPTINQGPPIRVPSGGMPNTGQSYLQIHGSAPLPHMYSNIQQNSQHPSHLGTQNVHHIPPPVPPPPLGPPPSEMLQVPPPPRALPPPPQEQTLYRAPAHPRPQQPGAMQSLQHLPPPPPPPTHSFSSPAQVGSFVRSTVGESQSPFLVPPPPPSSPPPIPPSPPLPTSSLTSSSTPRPVRHIAPDHVGNLNQESGSGSKVGPLARDGTSDLPPPPPPRKPTEEKVVQKIEGLCWLIAKNGHDIEDMTYQSEDKNPEFTFLYGGEPGSEAAIAHEYFLWMKKKCILEYKMHEGKSVSTLTPLKNEYSAQSNHLMVGARCNSPSDSDMEMEDDFTQSDEDQGVNHSIERLNNGCDIVHKKLDGKEQLHVLDSLAEGSPLKDVLSEKVTSSGFAELGEKGLHHEHSTFGRSTSAVHSPVMISAGASERPVARNSAKSSSPLSDELGPSRISVAAEAINSDLCSGELTQGGSPFRLLQHHYASDDSSGNEDEPHREDVSPLKFSPSVTAGATNSHGNTGCNLETDIESKGSCRTGKGFEWLSESRMPYKAQEIPPDAQKEVKDTGTVSTSSGTTDEHVDYNHENQVPFSHSASREAVWDKDDMDSAGVDVSKGSMSQNKNNVKKEKLESTPSKVDEFGRLVREDATDSDSDDSHYTRRRNKRGRSRSRSRSPLDRRRRRRSPWKRRERRSRSRSWSPKNRRSRSRSPLFRRTGEFSVENRRRDKGQLPECFDFLRGRCYRGASCRYMHHESDRSSGSRHQKSKQQYLEGPPSTKNSKFREEIHDISVELSNHEREAFKSQVQSCQDVDGATEDANINWKREDTIRDAQQSGISDSDGRISKSDINNYESSREVAEVRKMQAIQEKAEQPTSDIPDGESCPGTVDSHQPFSLEVCPSQSVSDADALKSQGLQNARLIYDSSISDSSQDHTSITSPNKLSMGEPLPNTKSSTQPCPDTSSVSQPLPSEQFSLQSLAPKDLSHCISAIGFSHYPSELPPPPVSQGANTTHMAQALKDHNLTPESASFPFGSAPGESFHPYQAPLSNQHSQYPVLPSTSWISLPPPPPRPPFDPTSNAGTTTPGVSSQFQEGHLLTFSSQTSVRLYPSNMPVYTQVSEFPSRAYPPGQEHHRPFSYLEDLGSNPLPMSNQPSQPFGSTSLTRENRLSQLPVQDLISSSSFGTGNMLPQLMPPSQELFPNEMKPFSGDNLAPGELRKSSSQIHPYSQQQRPPYGLQYPATDSILGVPGKTGSVSKYPADLLDGHQSSQILAFGGSRISAHYNPYASTFEQPLSSKFSSDEFKQDKVAPSSNNYDRSFKLSHVPVDGLGVGSVGSRQTTSSPSSIKAVGQILPRLGGDQYDPLFDSIEPSSNLLRRDDHGQKQELSGESDTILRLSGTRKPLDVEQKRKEVGAVASTASLDNDEYGETADAEVGAVENESPSNPIDVANMTGGEIEIDQIRSSGKSRKSKDSRSMKLFKIAVADFVKEVLKPSWRQGNMSKEAFKTIVKKTVDKVSGAMKSHKVPKSQAKIDQYIDSSQRKLTKLVMGYVDKFVKV, via the exons ATGTATGGTCAAGGGAATTATGGTCCTCAGTTTGGGCATCGTCCTAATGCACCGATGCCACCTGCATACCCACATCGTCCTCTGGCTCCACCTCCTCCTCCCCCTCATTTCCAGCAAGGGTCATCAGCCCCACTACCTCTTTTGAATCAACAAGCTCCTCATGCTGTCCCACCACCTCATGTAGGTCACCCAGGCCCTCATATATATCATCAGCATGGTCCTCCTGCCCCAGCCCCCACAATTAACCAAGGTCCACCCATTCGAGTTCCATCTGGTGGGATGCCGAACACAGGTCAATCTTATTTACAAATTCATGGAAGCGCCCCCTTGCCTCATATGTACTCAAATATTCAACAGAATTCCCAACATCCCTCACATTTAGGGACGCAGAATGTGCATCACATTCCACCACCAGTACCTCCTCCCCCTCTTGGGCCTCCTCCCTCAGAAATGTTACAGGTCCCACCTCCTCCTAGAGCATTACCTCCTCCTCCACAAGAACAAACATTGTATAGAGCTCCAGCTCATCCACGACCACAGCAGCCTGGTGCTATGCAGAGTCTTCAGCATCTCCCACCTCCCCCTCCACCTCCAACTCATAGTTTCTCTAGTCCTGCTCAAGTAGGAAGTTTTGTACGTTCTACTGTTGGAGAGTCTCAATCACCTTTCTTGGTTCCCCCGCCACCGCCATCTTCTCCACCACCTATTCCTCCTTCTCCACCACTGCCTACCTCTTCGTTGACTTCATCTTCTACTCCCAGACCAGTTAGACATATTGCACCTGACCATGTTGGCAATCTAAATCAGGAAAGTGGAAGTGGCTCTAAGGTGGGTCCTCTAGCGAGGGATGGTACATCAGATCTTCCTCCACCTCCGCCTCCGCGTAAGCCAACGGAAGAAAAAGTTGTTCAGAAGATTGAAGGTTTATGCTGGCTTATTGCTAAGAATGGTCATGATATTGAAGATATGACTTACCAAAGTGAAGATAAGAATCCAGAGTTTACTTTCTTGTATGGTGGTGAGCCAGGAAGTGAAGCTGCAATTGCTCATGAATATTTCCTGTGGATGAAGAAGAAATGCATCTTGGAATACAAAATGCATGAAGGGAAAAGTGTTTCAACATTGACGCctttaaaaaatgagtattCAGCACAATCCAATCATCTGATGGTTGGAGCTAGATGTAATTCACCTTCTGATTCAGACATGGAGATGGAGG ATGATTTTACCCAGTCTGATGAAGATCAGGGAGTCAATCACTCAATTGAAAGACTAAACAATGGGTGTGATATAGTCCACAAGAAGCTTGATGGGAAAGAGCAGTTACATGTGCTGGATAGTTTAGCAGAAGGTAGCCCATTGAAGGATGTTTTATCTGAAAAAGTGACTAGCTCTGGGTTCGCAGAGCTAGGTGAAAAAG gGCTGCATCATGAACACTCAACATTTGGAAGGTCAACTTCTGCAGTTCATAGCCCAGTCATGATTTCTGCTGGAGCTTCAGAACGCCCTGTTGCCCGCAATTCAGCGAAATCTAGTAGTCCTCTATCTGATGAATTAGGTCCATCCAGGATTTCTGTAGCAGCTGAAGCCATCAATTCTGATTTGTGTTCTGGTGAATTAACCCAAGGTGGCAGCCCATTCAGACTTCTACAACACCACTATGCTTCTGATGACAGTTCAGGAAATGAGGATGAGCCCCACCGTGAAGATGTTAGTCCTTTAAAGTTTTCACCATCAGTTACAGCTGGTGCTACAAATTCCCATGGCAATACTGGTTGTAATCTGGAGACAGATATAGAATCCAAGGGTTCCTGCAGGACTGGAAAGGGGTTCGAATGGCTCTCAGAATCCAGGATGCCCTACAAGGCTCAAGAAATTCCCCCAGATGCACAAAAAGAGGTTAAGGATACTGGTACAGTGTCTACCTCAAGTGGGACAACTGATGAACATGTTGATTATAACCATGAAAATCAAGTGCCGTTTAGTCACTCTGCTTCTCGTGAGGCTGTTTGGGATAAAGATGACATGGATAGTGCTGGTGTTGATGTTTCTAAGGGTtctatgtctcaaaataaaaataatgtgaaaaaggaaaaacttgaATCAACTCCTTCAAAAGTAGATGAATTTGGGAGATTAGTCAGGGAAGATGCTACTGACAGTGACAGTGATGATTCTCACTACACTCGGAGGCGTAACAAGAGAGGTAGAAGCAGGAGCCGGAGCCGATCTCCTCTAGatagaaggaggaggaggaggagtcCGTGGAAAAGAAGGGAGAGGCGAAGCCGATCTCGCAG CTGGTCTCCTAAGAACCGAAGAAGCAGGAGCAGGTCTCCCCTATTTAGGCGTACAGGTGAGTTCAGTGTTGAAAACAGGAGACGGGACAAGGGTCAGCTTCCAGAATGCTTTGACTTCCTTCGAGGAAGGTGTTACCGTGGAGCGTCCTGTCGATATATGCACCATGAATCTGACAGGAGTAGCGGATCAAGGCACCAAAAGAGCAAACAGCAGTATCTTGAAGGTCCTCCTAGTACAAAGAATTCTAAGTTTCGTGAAGAGATCCATGATATCTCAGTTGAATTATCTAATCATGAGCGTGAAGCATTCAAGAGCCAGGTGCAATCCTGTCAAGATGTGGATGGTGCTACAGAAGATGCGAACATCAATTGGAAAAGAGAAGATACTATTAGAGATGCTCAGCAATCTGGTATTTCAGATAGTGATGGTCGAATATCAAAGTCTGATATAAATAACTATGAGAGTTCTAGAGAAGTAGCTGAAGTGCGGAAAATGCAAGCTATTCAAGAAAAGGCAGAGCAGCCTACTAGTGACATCCCTGATGGTGAGAGCTGTCCGGGAACAGTGGATTCTCACCAGCCATTCTCCTTGGAAGTTTGTCCCTCTCAATCTGTTAGTGATGCTGATGCCCTGAAGTCACAAG GGCTTCAAAATGCTCGGCTGATATATGACTCTTCTATATCTGATTCATCTCAGGATCATACATCCATAACTTCCCCTAATAAGTTATCAATGGGTGAACCTCTTCCAAATACAAAATCATCAACTCAGCCATGCCCTGACACAAGTTCTGTTAGCCAGCCTCTTCCATCTGAACAATTCTCATTGCAATCCTTGGCTCCTAAAGACTTATCTCATTGTATTTCTGCTATAGGTTTTTCACATTATCCATCTGAGTTGCCCCCTCCTCCAGTCTCACAAGGTGCAAATACTACACATATGGCACAGGCACTAAAGGATCACAACTTGACACCAGAGAGTGCATCCTTTCCATTTGGATCTGCTCCTGGGGAAAGTTTTCATCCTTATCAAGCTCCATTATCCAACCAACATTCTCAATATCCTGTACTCCCAAGTACCTCTTGGATCTCCTTGCCACCACCACCTCCACGACCACCGTTTGACCCAACTTCTAATGCAGGAACCACCACACCGGGTGTTTCTTCACAGTTTCAGGAGGGTCACTTGCTCACCTTCAGTTCTCAGACTTCTGTTAGGCTCTACCCTAGCAACATGCCTGTTTATACACAGGTTAGCGAATTTCCTTCTCGAGCATATCCTCCAGGGCAGGAGCATCATCGACCTTTCTCTTATTTGGAAGATTTGGGATCAAACCCTCTGCCTATGAGCAATCAGCCTAGTCAACCTTTTGGCAGCACTAGTCTTACAAGAGAAAATCGTCTTTCACAGCTTCCAGTCCAGGATTTAATTTCTTCAAGCTCCTTTGGTACTGGCAACATGCTCCCTCAACTTATGCCCCCTTCACAGGAATTATTTCCCAATGAAATGAAACCTTTTTCTGGTGACAATTTGGCCCCTGGCGAACTTAGAAAGTCATCTTCCCAGATTCATCCTTATTCACAGCAGCAACGGCCACCATATGGTTTGCAATACCCTGCGACTGATAGCATTTTGGGTGTGCCTGGAAAGACTGGTTCTGTGTCCAAATACCCGGCAGATCTTCTGGATGGGCATCagtcatctcaaattcttgcttTTGGGGGATCAAGAATTTCTGCTCATTATAATCCTTATGCTTCTACTTTTGAGCAGCCGCTGAGCTCCAAATTCAGTTCTGATGAATTCAAGCAAGATAAGGTAGCCCCTTCTTCTAATAACTATGATCGTTCATTCAAGTTGAGCCATGTTCCAGTTGATGGGCTAGGTGTGGGCAGTGTTGGATCAAGACAGACAACTTCCTCACCAAGTTCTATCAAAGCAGTTGGGCAGATTTTGCCTAGGTTAGGTGGTGACCAGTATGATCCACTTTTTGACAGCATTGAGCCATCATCAAATTTGTTGAGGAGAGATGATCATGGTCAAAAGCAGGAACTTTCTGGTGAATCTGACACCATACTAAGGCTCAGTGGTACCCGCAAGCCACTGGATGTGGAACAGAAACGTAAAGAAGTTGGGGCTGTTGCTTCAACTGCATCTCTGGATAATGATGAATACGGTGAGACAGCAGATGCAGAAGTGGGTGCTGTTGAGAATGAGAGCCCAAGCAATCCTATTGATGTAGCAAACATGACTGGGGGTGAAATTGAGATTGATCAGATTAGGTCTTCAGGGAAGAGTAGGAAGAGCAAGGATTCTAGATCAATGAAACTTTTCAAGATTGCTGTTGCAGATTTTGTAAAAGAGGTTCTTAAGCCATCATGGCGACAAGGTAATATGAGCAAGGAGGCATTTAAGACCATTGTAAAGAAGACTGTTGATAAGGTGTCCGGAGCCATGAAGAGCCACAAGGTACCCAAGTCTCAGGCAAAGATAGATCAATATATTGACTCATCACAGCGGAAACTAACAAAACTAGTGATG GGCTATGTCGATAAGTTTGTCAAGGTGTAG
- the LOC133875947 gene encoding uncharacterized protein LOC133875947 isoform X1 — protein MYGQGNYGPQFGHRPNAPMPPAYPHRPLAPPPPPPHFQQGSSAPLPLLNQQAPHAVPPPHVGHPGPHIYHQHGPPAPAPTINQGPPIRVPSGGMPNTGQSYLQIHGSAPLPHMYSNIQQNSQHPSHLGTQNVHHIPPPVPPPPLGPPPSEMLQVPPPPRALPPPPQEQTLYRAPAHPRPQQPGAMQSLQHLPPPPPPPTHSFSSPAQVGSFVRSTVGESQSPFLVPPPPPSSPPPIPPSPPLPTSSLTSSSTPRPVRHIAPDHVGNLNQESGSGSKVGPLARDGTSDLPPPPPPRKPTEEKVVQKIEGLCWLIAKNGHDIEDMTYQSEDKNPEFTFLYGGEPGSEAAIAHEYFLWMKKKCILEYKMHEGKSVSTLTPLKNEYSAQSNHLMVGARCNSPSDSDMEMEDDFTQSDEDQGVNHSIERLNNGCDIVHKKLDGKEQLHVLDSLAEGSPLKDVLSEKVTSSGFAELGEKGLHHEHSTFGRSTSAVHSPVMISAGASERPVARNSAKSSSPLSDELGPSRISVAAEAINSDLCSGELTQGGSPFRLLQHHYASDDSSGNEDEPHREDVSPLKFSPSVTAGATNSHGNTGCNLETDIESKGSCRTGKGFEWLSESRMPYKAQEIPPDAQKEVKDTGTVSTSSGTTDEHVDYNHENQVPFSHSASREAVWDKDDMDSAGVDVSKGSMSQNKNNVKKEKLESTPSKVDEFGRLVREDATDSDSDDSHYTRRRNKRGRSRSRSRSPLDRRRRRRSPWKRRERRSRSRSWSPKNRRSRSRSPLFRRTGEFSVENRRRDKGQLPECFDFLRGRCYRGASCRYMHHESDRSSGSRHQKSKQQYLEGPPSTKNSKFREEIHDISVELSNHEREAFKSQVQSCQDVDGATEDANINWKREDTIRDAQQSGISDSDGRISKSDINNYESSREVAEVRKMQAIQEKAEQPTSDIPDGESCPGTVDSHQPFSLEVCPSQSVSDADALKSQGNTSQDILSSLKSSATQQSQSNLCISGLQNARLIYDSSISDSSQDHTSITSPNKLSMGEPLPNTKSSTQPCPDTSSVSQPLPSEQFSLQSLAPKDLSHCISAIGFSHYPSELPPPPVSQGANTTHMAQALKDHNLTPESASFPFGSAPGESFHPYQAPLSNQHSQYPVLPSTSWISLPPPPPRPPFDPTSNAGTTTPGVSSQFQEGHLLTFSSQTSVRLYPSNMPVYTQVSEFPSRAYPPGQEHHRPFSYLEDLGSNPLPMSNQPSQPFGSTSLTRENRLSQLPVQDLISSSSFGTGNMLPQLMPPSQELFPNEMKPFSGDNLAPGELRKSSSQIHPYSQQQRPPYGLQYPATDSILGVPGKTGSVSKYPADLLDGHQSSQILAFGGSRISAHYNPYASTFEQPLSSKFSSDEFKQDKVAPSSNNYDRSFKLSHVPVDGLGVGSVGSRQTTSSPSSIKAVGQILPRLGGDQYDPLFDSIEPSSNLLRRDDHGQKQELSGESDTILRLSGTRKPLDVEQKRKEVGAVASTASLDNDEYGETADAEVGAVENESPSNPIDVANMTGGEIEIDQIRSSGKSRKSKDSRSMKLFKIAVADFVKEVLKPSWRQGNMSKEAFKTIVKKTVDKVSGAMKSHKVPKSQAKIDQYIDSSQRKLTKLVMGYVDKFVKV, from the exons ATGTATGGTCAAGGGAATTATGGTCCTCAGTTTGGGCATCGTCCTAATGCACCGATGCCACCTGCATACCCACATCGTCCTCTGGCTCCACCTCCTCCTCCCCCTCATTTCCAGCAAGGGTCATCAGCCCCACTACCTCTTTTGAATCAACAAGCTCCTCATGCTGTCCCACCACCTCATGTAGGTCACCCAGGCCCTCATATATATCATCAGCATGGTCCTCCTGCCCCAGCCCCCACAATTAACCAAGGTCCACCCATTCGAGTTCCATCTGGTGGGATGCCGAACACAGGTCAATCTTATTTACAAATTCATGGAAGCGCCCCCTTGCCTCATATGTACTCAAATATTCAACAGAATTCCCAACATCCCTCACATTTAGGGACGCAGAATGTGCATCACATTCCACCACCAGTACCTCCTCCCCCTCTTGGGCCTCCTCCCTCAGAAATGTTACAGGTCCCACCTCCTCCTAGAGCATTACCTCCTCCTCCACAAGAACAAACATTGTATAGAGCTCCAGCTCATCCACGACCACAGCAGCCTGGTGCTATGCAGAGTCTTCAGCATCTCCCACCTCCCCCTCCACCTCCAACTCATAGTTTCTCTAGTCCTGCTCAAGTAGGAAGTTTTGTACGTTCTACTGTTGGAGAGTCTCAATCACCTTTCTTGGTTCCCCCGCCACCGCCATCTTCTCCACCACCTATTCCTCCTTCTCCACCACTGCCTACCTCTTCGTTGACTTCATCTTCTACTCCCAGACCAGTTAGACATATTGCACCTGACCATGTTGGCAATCTAAATCAGGAAAGTGGAAGTGGCTCTAAGGTGGGTCCTCTAGCGAGGGATGGTACATCAGATCTTCCTCCACCTCCGCCTCCGCGTAAGCCAACGGAAGAAAAAGTTGTTCAGAAGATTGAAGGTTTATGCTGGCTTATTGCTAAGAATGGTCATGATATTGAAGATATGACTTACCAAAGTGAAGATAAGAATCCAGAGTTTACTTTCTTGTATGGTGGTGAGCCAGGAAGTGAAGCTGCAATTGCTCATGAATATTTCCTGTGGATGAAGAAGAAATGCATCTTGGAATACAAAATGCATGAAGGGAAAAGTGTTTCAACATTGACGCctttaaaaaatgagtattCAGCACAATCCAATCATCTGATGGTTGGAGCTAGATGTAATTCACCTTCTGATTCAGACATGGAGATGGAGG ATGATTTTACCCAGTCTGATGAAGATCAGGGAGTCAATCACTCAATTGAAAGACTAAACAATGGGTGTGATATAGTCCACAAGAAGCTTGATGGGAAAGAGCAGTTACATGTGCTGGATAGTTTAGCAGAAGGTAGCCCATTGAAGGATGTTTTATCTGAAAAAGTGACTAGCTCTGGGTTCGCAGAGCTAGGTGAAAAAG gGCTGCATCATGAACACTCAACATTTGGAAGGTCAACTTCTGCAGTTCATAGCCCAGTCATGATTTCTGCTGGAGCTTCAGAACGCCCTGTTGCCCGCAATTCAGCGAAATCTAGTAGTCCTCTATCTGATGAATTAGGTCCATCCAGGATTTCTGTAGCAGCTGAAGCCATCAATTCTGATTTGTGTTCTGGTGAATTAACCCAAGGTGGCAGCCCATTCAGACTTCTACAACACCACTATGCTTCTGATGACAGTTCAGGAAATGAGGATGAGCCCCACCGTGAAGATGTTAGTCCTTTAAAGTTTTCACCATCAGTTACAGCTGGTGCTACAAATTCCCATGGCAATACTGGTTGTAATCTGGAGACAGATATAGAATCCAAGGGTTCCTGCAGGACTGGAAAGGGGTTCGAATGGCTCTCAGAATCCAGGATGCCCTACAAGGCTCAAGAAATTCCCCCAGATGCACAAAAAGAGGTTAAGGATACTGGTACAGTGTCTACCTCAAGTGGGACAACTGATGAACATGTTGATTATAACCATGAAAATCAAGTGCCGTTTAGTCACTCTGCTTCTCGTGAGGCTGTTTGGGATAAAGATGACATGGATAGTGCTGGTGTTGATGTTTCTAAGGGTtctatgtctcaaaataaaaataatgtgaaaaaggaaaaacttgaATCAACTCCTTCAAAAGTAGATGAATTTGGGAGATTAGTCAGGGAAGATGCTACTGACAGTGACAGTGATGATTCTCACTACACTCGGAGGCGTAACAAGAGAGGTAGAAGCAGGAGCCGGAGCCGATCTCCTCTAGatagaaggaggaggaggaggagtcCGTGGAAAAGAAGGGAGAGGCGAAGCCGATCTCGCAG CTGGTCTCCTAAGAACCGAAGAAGCAGGAGCAGGTCTCCCCTATTTAGGCGTACAGGTGAGTTCAGTGTTGAAAACAGGAGACGGGACAAGGGTCAGCTTCCAGAATGCTTTGACTTCCTTCGAGGAAGGTGTTACCGTGGAGCGTCCTGTCGATATATGCACCATGAATCTGACAGGAGTAGCGGATCAAGGCACCAAAAGAGCAAACAGCAGTATCTTGAAGGTCCTCCTAGTACAAAGAATTCTAAGTTTCGTGAAGAGATCCATGATATCTCAGTTGAATTATCTAATCATGAGCGTGAAGCATTCAAGAGCCAGGTGCAATCCTGTCAAGATGTGGATGGTGCTACAGAAGATGCGAACATCAATTGGAAAAGAGAAGATACTATTAGAGATGCTCAGCAATCTGGTATTTCAGATAGTGATGGTCGAATATCAAAGTCTGATATAAATAACTATGAGAGTTCTAGAGAAGTAGCTGAAGTGCGGAAAATGCAAGCTATTCAAGAAAAGGCAGAGCAGCCTACTAGTGACATCCCTGATGGTGAGAGCTGTCCGGGAACAGTGGATTCTCACCAGCCATTCTCCTTGGAAGTTTGTCCCTCTCAATCTGTTAGTGATGCTGATGCCCTGAAGTCACAAGGTAATACCTCTCAGGACATACTTTCATCTCTGAAAAGTTCAGCAACTCAGCAATCTCAATCCAATCTCTGTATTTCAGGGCTTCAAAATGCTCGGCTGATATATGACTCTTCTATATCTGATTCATCTCAGGATCATACATCCATAACTTCCCCTAATAAGTTATCAATGGGTGAACCTCTTCCAAATACAAAATCATCAACTCAGCCATGCCCTGACACAAGTTCTGTTAGCCAGCCTCTTCCATCTGAACAATTCTCATTGCAATCCTTGGCTCCTAAAGACTTATCTCATTGTATTTCTGCTATAGGTTTTTCACATTATCCATCTGAGTTGCCCCCTCCTCCAGTCTCACAAGGTGCAAATACTACACATATGGCACAGGCACTAAAGGATCACAACTTGACACCAGAGAGTGCATCCTTTCCATTTGGATCTGCTCCTGGGGAAAGTTTTCATCCTTATCAAGCTCCATTATCCAACCAACATTCTCAATATCCTGTACTCCCAAGTACCTCTTGGATCTCCTTGCCACCACCACCTCCACGACCACCGTTTGACCCAACTTCTAATGCAGGAACCACCACACCGGGTGTTTCTTCACAGTTTCAGGAGGGTCACTTGCTCACCTTCAGTTCTCAGACTTCTGTTAGGCTCTACCCTAGCAACATGCCTGTTTATACACAGGTTAGCGAATTTCCTTCTCGAGCATATCCTCCAGGGCAGGAGCATCATCGACCTTTCTCTTATTTGGAAGATTTGGGATCAAACCCTCTGCCTATGAGCAATCAGCCTAGTCAACCTTTTGGCAGCACTAGTCTTACAAGAGAAAATCGTCTTTCACAGCTTCCAGTCCAGGATTTAATTTCTTCAAGCTCCTTTGGTACTGGCAACATGCTCCCTCAACTTATGCCCCCTTCACAGGAATTATTTCCCAATGAAATGAAACCTTTTTCTGGTGACAATTTGGCCCCTGGCGAACTTAGAAAGTCATCTTCCCAGATTCATCCTTATTCACAGCAGCAACGGCCACCATATGGTTTGCAATACCCTGCGACTGATAGCATTTTGGGTGTGCCTGGAAAGACTGGTTCTGTGTCCAAATACCCGGCAGATCTTCTGGATGGGCATCagtcatctcaaattcttgcttTTGGGGGATCAAGAATTTCTGCTCATTATAATCCTTATGCTTCTACTTTTGAGCAGCCGCTGAGCTCCAAATTCAGTTCTGATGAATTCAAGCAAGATAAGGTAGCCCCTTCTTCTAATAACTATGATCGTTCATTCAAGTTGAGCCATGTTCCAGTTGATGGGCTAGGTGTGGGCAGTGTTGGATCAAGACAGACAACTTCCTCACCAAGTTCTATCAAAGCAGTTGGGCAGATTTTGCCTAGGTTAGGTGGTGACCAGTATGATCCACTTTTTGACAGCATTGAGCCATCATCAAATTTGTTGAGGAGAGATGATCATGGTCAAAAGCAGGAACTTTCTGGTGAATCTGACACCATACTAAGGCTCAGTGGTACCCGCAAGCCACTGGATGTGGAACAGAAACGTAAAGAAGTTGGGGCTGTTGCTTCAACTGCATCTCTGGATAATGATGAATACGGTGAGACAGCAGATGCAGAAGTGGGTGCTGTTGAGAATGAGAGCCCAAGCAATCCTATTGATGTAGCAAACATGACTGGGGGTGAAATTGAGATTGATCAGATTAGGTCTTCAGGGAAGAGTAGGAAGAGCAAGGATTCTAGATCAATGAAACTTTTCAAGATTGCTGTTGCAGATTTTGTAAAAGAGGTTCTTAAGCCATCATGGCGACAAGGTAATATGAGCAAGGAGGCATTTAAGACCATTGTAAAGAAGACTGTTGATAAGGTGTCCGGAGCCATGAAGAGCCACAAGGTACCCAAGTCTCAGGCAAAGATAGATCAATATATTGACTCATCACAGCGGAAACTAACAAAACTAGTGATG GGCTATGTCGATAAGTTTGTCAAGGTGTAG